From the Pseudomonadales bacterium genome, one window contains:
- the dxs gene encoding 1-deoxy-D-xylulose-5-phosphate synthase, whose amino-acid sequence MKLFQEIPVSRPSTPLLDRVDFPYDLRALDEADLRQLADELREYLLYAVGHTGGHFGAGLGVVELSVALHYVFDTPRDRLVWDVGHQSYPHKILTGRREEMLTIRQAGGLAAFNNRAESEYDCFGVGHSSTSISAALGMALAARARGESRRAVAIIGDGAMTAGMAFEALNHASHTGADLLVILNDNQMSISRNEGGLASAFARLWASPIYNNMREGGKRVLSRLPGPALEIARRTEEHMKGMVAPGTLFEELGFNYIGPIDGHDLPLLVSTLGNVSELKGAQLLHVMTVKGKGFAPAERDPVGYHAIDKIDPSPRVAGARPRAVRPKYQDVFGAWLCDMAERDRRLIGITPAMCEGSGMGAFARRFPERFHDVAIAEQHAVTLAAGLACEGMKPVVAIYSTFLQRAYDQLIHDVALQNLDVLFAIDRAGLVGEDGPTHAGSFDLGYLRCVPNMVVMAPSDENETRQLLSTGFLHDGPAAVRYPRGYGPGTTIEPALDALPIGKGVVRRHGREVAMLAFGSMVAPALAAAAALDATVVDMRFVKPLDQALILELAASHALLVSIEENAIAGGAGSAVGEFLTAHDITLPLLMLGLPDRFLEHGKPAAMLHDAGLDAEGIEAAVRARLAASRQGSLQASA is encoded by the coding sequence ATGAAACTCTTCCAGGAAATCCCCGTGTCGCGTCCGTCCACGCCACTGCTCGACCGTGTGGATTTTCCATACGATCTGCGCGCGCTCGACGAAGCGGATCTGCGCCAGCTCGCAGACGAGCTGCGCGAGTACCTGCTCTATGCAGTGGGTCACACCGGGGGACATTTCGGAGCCGGTCTCGGCGTGGTGGAGCTCAGCGTTGCACTGCACTACGTGTTCGACACACCGCGTGATCGACTGGTGTGGGACGTGGGGCATCAGAGCTATCCGCACAAGATCCTGACCGGTCGGCGCGAGGAGATGCTGACGATCCGCCAGGCCGGCGGACTCGCCGCATTCAACAATCGCGCCGAGAGCGAGTACGACTGTTTCGGTGTCGGACACTCGAGCACCAGCATCAGCGCCGCACTCGGCATGGCGCTCGCGGCACGCGCACGCGGCGAAAGCCGCAGGGCGGTGGCCATCATCGGCGACGGTGCGATGACCGCCGGCATGGCGTTCGAAGCGTTGAATCATGCTTCACACACCGGCGCCGACCTGCTGGTGATCCTGAACGACAACCAGATGTCGATCTCGCGTAACGAAGGCGGGCTGGCGTCGGCCTTCGCGCGTCTGTGGGCCAGCCCCATCTACAACAACATGCGCGAGGGCGGCAAACGTGTACTGTCGCGGCTGCCGGGCCCTGCGCTGGAAATTGCGCGACGTACCGAAGAACACATGAAGGGAATGGTGGCCCCGGGAACGCTGTTCGAGGAACTGGGGTTCAACTATATCGGGCCGATCGACGGTCACGACCTGCCGTTGCTGGTCAGCACGCTGGGCAACGTGAGCGAGCTGAAGGGTGCCCAGTTACTGCACGTGATGACCGTCAAGGGCAAGGGCTTCGCGCCAGCCGAACGCGACCCGGTCGGCTACCATGCCATCGACAAGATCGATCCTTCACCACGTGTCGCGGGCGCCCGACCACGCGCGGTACGACCGAAGTACCAGGACGTCTTTGGTGCCTGGCTGTGCGACATGGCCGAACGCGACCGCCGCCTGATCGGCATCACGCCCGCCATGTGCGAGGGTTCGGGCATGGGGGCGTTCGCGCGGCGTTTTCCGGAGCGTTTCCACGATGTGGCGATTGCCGAGCAGCACGCCGTCACGCTGGCAGCCGGGCTCGCCTGTGAAGGCATGAAACCCGTCGTCGCGATCTACTCGACGTTCCTGCAACGCGCGTACGACCAACTGATCCACGACGTCGCGCTGCAGAACCTCGATGTACTGTTTGCGATCGACCGCGCCGGGCTGGTCGGCGAGGACGGTCCCACTCACGCCGGCAGCTTCGATCTCGGCTATCTTCGCTGTGTGCCGAACATGGTGGTGATGGCACCATCCGACGAGAACGAGACCCGCCAGTTGCTGTCGACGGGTTTCCTGCACGACGGGCCGGCTGCGGTGCGCTACCCGCGCGGCTACGGCCCAGGAACCACGATCGAACCGGCACTGGACGCACTGCCCATCGGCAAGGGTGTGGTGCGCCGGCACGGCCGCGAGGTCGCCATGCTCGCGTTCGGCTCGATGGTCGCGCCGGCGCTTGCCGCCGCCGCCGCACTCGACGCCACCGTGGTCGACATGCGCTTCGTGAAGCCGCTGGACCAGGCCCTGATCCTCGAACTCGCCGCCAGCCATGCGCTGCTGGTCAGCATCGAAGAGAACGCGATCGCCGGCGGAGCGGGCAGCGCAGTCGGCGAGTTCCTCACCGCGCACGACATCACGCTGCCGCTGCTCATGCTCGGTTTGCCGGACCGCTTCCTCGAGCATGGCAAGCCGGCGGCGATGCTGCACGACGCAGGGCTGGACGCCGAGGGAATCGAGGCAGCGGTACGCGCGCGTCTTGCCGCATCGCGGCAGGGCAGCCTGCAAGCCTCTGCCTGA
- the ribA gene encoding GTP cyclohydrolase II — MSIRYIASSRLPTPWGVFDMHGFEDIENEKEHIVLTMGDVADGEPVLARIHSECLTGDALFSMRCDCGAQLRTALERIAREGRGALLYLRQEGRGIGLLNKIRAYHLQDEGADTVEANEKLGFGADMRDYGICREMLRHLRITALRLMTNNPRKVAAIEDMGVRVVERIAIRTGQNPHNVRYLETKAGKLGHWMQEDPGG, encoded by the coding sequence GTGTCCATCCGCTACATCGCCTCGTCGCGCCTGCCCACGCCGTGGGGCGTGTTCGACATGCACGGCTTCGAGGACATCGAAAACGAAAAGGAGCACATCGTACTGACGATGGGCGATGTCGCCGACGGTGAGCCGGTGCTCGCACGTATCCATTCCGAATGCCTGACTGGCGATGCGCTGTTCAGCATGCGCTGTGATTGCGGAGCGCAGTTGCGCACCGCGCTCGAACGGATCGCGCGTGAAGGACGCGGCGCGTTGCTCTACCTGCGTCAGGAGGGGCGCGGCATTGGCCTGCTGAACAAGATCCGCGCCTATCATCTGCAGGACGAGGGCGCCGACACGGTCGAGGCCAACGAAAAGCTCGGCTTTGGTGCCGACATGCGTGATTACGGCATTTGTCGGGAGATGTTGCGCCACTTGCGTATCACGGCACTGCGTCTGATGACGAACAATCCGCGCAAGGTGGCCGCGATCGAGGACATGGGCGTCAGGGTCGTCGAGCGTATTGCGATCCGCACCGGCCAGAATCCGCACAACGTGCGCTATCTCGAAACCAAGGCAGGCAAGCTCGGTCACTGGATGCAGGAAGACCCGGGCGGCTGA
- a CDS encoding TIGR02281 family clan AA aspartic protease: MRASAYRHGPAACLLAAWLALGAAAGDAQTDIVASALFEGRALLAIDGAQRMLRVGETSPEGVKLLAANAREALVEVGGRRVTLAPGRSGTGGFVAPARREVAIARSERHQYAVPATVNGRQTRMLVDTGASVIAMNSREARRLGIDYRLHGTTSSVQTAAGVVPAWSVLLDRVEVSGIVVRNVAAAVIEGDYPADVLLGMSWLGRVTLREADGVLYLGEK, encoded by the coding sequence ATGCGGGCATCAGCTTACAGGCACGGACCGGCGGCATGCCTGCTCGCGGCATGGCTTGCGTTGGGCGCAGCCGCTGGCGATGCCCAGACGGACATCGTCGCCAGCGCGTTGTTCGAGGGGCGCGCACTGCTCGCCATCGACGGTGCGCAACGTATGCTGCGCGTGGGTGAGACCTCGCCCGAGGGCGTGAAGCTGCTGGCGGCGAATGCACGCGAGGCGCTGGTCGAGGTCGGGGGTCGGCGCGTGACGCTCGCTCCGGGACGCAGTGGAACGGGTGGATTCGTGGCACCTGCGCGGCGCGAGGTCGCGATCGCGCGCAGCGAGCGTCACCAGTATGCGGTCCCTGCTACCGTGAACGGGCGTCAGACACGGATGCTGGTAGACACCGGCGCCAGCGTGATTGCGATGAACTCCCGCGAGGCGCGTCGTCTCGGTATCGACTACCGGCTGCACGGCACGACCAGTTCGGTGCAGACCGCCGCTGGCGTGGTGCCTGCCTGGTCGGTGCTGCTCGATCGGGTCGAGGTCTCGGGAATCGTGGTGCGCAACGTCGCGGCGGCGGTCATCGAGGGTGACTATCCGGCGGATGTGCTGCTCGGCATGTCGTGGCTGGGACGGGTCACGCTGCGCGAGGCGGACGGAGTGCTGTATCTCGGCGAGAAATGA
- the thiL gene encoding thiamine-phosphate kinase gives MALGEFELIARYFAAERFAVPAAAGVVLGIGDDCAIVRVPAAEDLLISVDTLVAGVHFPADFDPAHLAQRALAVNLSDLAAMGARPAWFTLALTLPEVDEPWLAAFSGALAAFARRFGIALVGGDTTRGPLSITVQVHGTVPAGSALRRDGACAGDELWVSGQPGLAALGLRHILAGSVETAAARVFLQPEPRLALGAALRGVASAAIDVSDGLLADAGHIAERSGVAIVVEPARLPLAAELAQLADRDDALSLALGGGDDYELCFTVAPTRAAEIMAMANELGLACTRIGRVEQGAGVRAAGFVPQRAGYRHFTGA, from the coding sequence GTGGCGCTCGGCGAGTTCGAGCTGATTGCGCGCTACTTCGCTGCTGAACGCTTTGCGGTTCCTGCTGCCGCCGGTGTCGTGCTCGGCATCGGTGACGATTGCGCCATCGTGCGCGTGCCTGCGGCCGAGGATCTGCTGATCTCGGTCGACACGCTGGTTGCTGGCGTGCACTTTCCGGCGGACTTCGATCCGGCCCATCTGGCACAGCGTGCACTCGCGGTGAATCTCAGTGATCTGGCTGCAATGGGTGCGCGCCCGGCGTGGTTCACGCTCGCGTTGACTCTGCCCGAGGTGGACGAGCCCTGGCTGGCTGCCTTCAGCGGTGCGCTCGCGGCTTTCGCTCGGCGCTTCGGCATTGCGCTGGTCGGCGGTGATACCACCCGAGGTCCGCTGTCGATCACGGTGCAGGTGCATGGAACCGTGCCGGCGGGCAGCGCGTTGCGTCGCGACGGTGCGTGTGCCGGTGATGAACTGTGGGTCAGCGGGCAGCCGGGGCTCGCGGCGCTCGGCCTGCGACACATCCTTGCAGGCAGTGTGGAGACGGCCGCGGCGCGCGTGTTTCTGCAACCCGAGCCACGCCTTGCGCTGGGTGCGGCGTTGCGCGGCGTGGCGAGTGCGGCGATCGATGTGTCCGATGGCCTGCTTGCAGACGCCGGACACATCGCCGAGCGCAGTGGTGTCGCGATCGTGGTAGAGCCTGCCCGGTTGCCGCTGGCAGCGGAGCTGGCTCAGCTCGCTGACCGTGACGATGCGCTTTCGCTGGCGCTGGGCGGGGGTGACGACTATGAGCTGTGTTTTACGGTGGCGCCGACACGTGCGGCTGAAATCATGGCCATGGCGAACGAGCTTGGACTGGCGTGCACGCGCATCGGCCGCGTCGAGCAGGGAGCGGGGGTGCGCGCCGCAGGCTTCGTGCCGCAGCGTGCAGGCTACCGGCACTTCACGGGCGCATGA
- the nusB gene encoding transcription antitermination factor NusB has translation MTDSAPEQQRRQLAAARRKARHYAVQALYQWAISANALSDIERQFSEDFDFRGADCDYFHEILHGVPARLAELESAFEPHLDIELEKLGPVERAVLRIATWELAWRPDVPYRVVLNEAVALAKKFGATESHRFVNAVLDRVARDLRAAESARTR, from the coding sequence TTGACTGACAGCGCACCGGAGCAGCAACGACGCCAGCTTGCCGCTGCACGCCGCAAGGCGCGCCACTATGCGGTACAGGCGCTGTACCAGTGGGCGATCAGCGCCAATGCGTTGAGCGACATCGAGCGTCAGTTCAGCGAGGATTTCGACTTTCGCGGCGCTGATTGCGACTATTTCCACGAAATCCTGCATGGTGTTCCGGCCCGCCTCGCGGAGCTGGAATCCGCCTTTGAACCGCATCTCGACATCGAGCTGGAAAAACTGGGGCCGGTGGAGCGCGCCGTGCTGCGCATCGCCACGTGGGAACTCGCCTGGCGGCCTGACGTTCCGTACCGCGTGGTGCTGAACGAGGCGGTGGCGCTGGCGAAGAAGTTCGGCGCCACCGAGAGCCACCGTTTCGTGAATGCCGTTCTCGACCGGGTCGCACGTGATCTGCGCGCGGCGGAAAGCGCGCGCACGCGCTGA
- the ribE gene encoding 6,7-dimethyl-8-ribityllumazine synthase, which translates to MDAIRTVEGVFAPGQARFALVASRFNSFVVESLIAGALDTLRRHGVAAERITLVRAPGAFELPLVVQKVARSGNYDAVVALGAVIRGGTPHFEHVAGECTKGIATVSLQTGVPVAFGVLTVDTIEQAIERAGTKAGNKGEEAALSALEMVSLLARL; encoded by the coding sequence ATGGACGCGATCAGGACGGTGGAAGGCGTGTTCGCGCCGGGACAGGCACGGTTTGCGCTGGTGGCGAGCCGCTTCAACAGTTTCGTGGTCGAGAGTCTGATCGCCGGCGCGCTGGATACGCTGCGCCGCCACGGTGTGGCAGCCGAGCGGATCACGCTGGTGCGCGCACCGGGCGCCTTCGAGCTGCCGCTGGTGGTACAGAAGGTCGCCCGCAGCGGCAACTACGATGCGGTCGTGGCGCTTGGCGCGGTGATCCGTGGTGGAACCCCGCACTTCGAGCACGTTGCCGGAGAGTGCACCAAGGGAATCGCGACGGTGTCGCTGCAGACCGGCGTTCCGGTTGCGTTCGGTGTGCTGACCGTCGATACCATCGAACAGGCCATCGAACGTGCTGGCACCAAGGCCGGCAACAAGGGTGAGGAGGCCGCCTTGTCTGCCCTCGAAATGGTCAGCCTGCTGGCCCGCCTGTGA
- the ribB gene encoding 3,4-dihydroxy-2-butanone-4-phosphate synthase translates to MKFDTTQELIDSFRRGEMVVLVDDDDDRLGGVLLAPAEDIGADKINFMVRQARGLVCLGLSAERCAQLQLPPMVGGSPGPFASRFTASIEAAEGISTGISAADRAHTIRVAVARGAQPRDVVQPGHVFPLRAEPGGVLKRAGHTEGGCDLARLAGFEPAAVMVDVLNGDGTLATGEALFAFARRHGLRVGTIAGLIQFRLNHETTVQRIREGDVQTARGLFRLHVFRDVEDGQVHLALARGQIDAHAATLVRVQQTAALRDVLGTDVPGRARDWNAARCLERIEREGSGVLVLLAQPETGEQLLASVEVALGESAVGGLVRTRNALSVVGVGSQILRQLGVGRIRLMGPPMRYSAISGFGLEIVEHLDY, encoded by the coding sequence ATGAAGTTCGATACCACACAGGAATTGATCGACAGCTTTCGCCGTGGCGAGATGGTGGTGCTGGTCGACGACGACGACGATCGACTCGGCGGGGTGCTGCTCGCGCCGGCGGAGGATATCGGCGCCGACAAGATCAACTTCATGGTGCGCCAGGCGCGCGGCCTGGTGTGCCTGGGACTGAGCGCCGAGCGCTGCGCGCAGTTGCAGTTGCCACCGATGGTTGGCGGTTCGCCAGGCCCGTTTGCGAGCCGGTTCACGGCATCGATCGAAGCGGCGGAGGGTATCAGCACCGGAATTTCGGCTGCCGACCGCGCCCATACGATTCGCGTCGCCGTTGCTCGCGGCGCGCAGCCGCGCGACGTGGTGCAGCCCGGGCATGTGTTTCCGTTGCGCGCCGAGCCTGGCGGCGTGCTGAAGCGTGCCGGTCACACCGAGGGCGGCTGTGATCTGGCGCGACTCGCAGGCTTCGAACCGGCAGCGGTGATGGTCGATGTGCTGAACGGCGACGGCACGCTGGCGACCGGTGAGGCATTGTTTGCATTTGCACGCCGTCATGGATTGCGCGTCGGGACCATCGCCGGATTGATCCAGTTCCGCCTGAACCACGAGACTACCGTGCAGCGCATCCGTGAGGGTGATGTGCAGACGGCCCGGGGACTGTTCCGTCTGCATGTGTTTCGCGATGTCGAGGACGGTCAGGTCCATCTTGCACTGGCGCGTGGGCAGATCGATGCGCATGCGGCGACGCTGGTGCGCGTGCAGCAGACGGCGGCACTGCGCGATGTGCTGGGTACCGATGTGCCGGGCAGGGCGCGTGACTGGAACGCAGCGCGCTGCCTCGAGCGCATCGAGCGCGAAGGCAGCGGGGTGCTGGTGCTGCTCGCGCAGCCGGAAACCGGAGAACAGTTGCTCGCCAGTGTGGAGGTTGCACTTGGCGAAAGTGCCGTGGGCGGGTTGGTGCGCACGCGCAATGCGCTGAGCGTGGTCGGTGTCGGTTCGCAGATCCTGCGCCAGCTCGGCGTCGGCAGGATCCGGTTGATGGGCCCACCAATGCGCTACAGCGCAATTTCGGGTTTCGGACTCGAGATCGTCGAGCATCTCGACTATTGA
- a CDS encoding riboflavin synthase produces the protein MFTGIIQAIGELRRIERRGGDVRLHVGSGQLGMQDVRHGDSIATNGVCLTVVDCGDDWYSADVSLETLAHTTLGSLATGSRVNLEKAMAVGERLGGHIVSGHVDGVGEVVSLQSDGRSTRYRVRAPQALARYIAHKGSVCVDGVSLTVNAVDGVDFDLNIIPVTASETIFGNYRAGTRVNLEVDVIARYLERLLLGDAAARPAVTGISREFLRRNGFDAS, from the coding sequence ATGTTCACGGGAATCATCCAGGCGATCGGAGAGCTGCGCAGGATCGAGCGTCGCGGTGGTGATGTGCGTCTGCATGTCGGCAGCGGCCAGCTCGGGATGCAGGATGTGCGTCATGGCGACAGCATCGCCACCAACGGCGTCTGCCTCACTGTCGTCGATTGCGGCGACGACTGGTACTCGGCCGACGTTTCGCTGGAGACGCTTGCGCACACCACGCTGGGTTCGCTGGCGACCGGCTCGCGCGTGAACCTCGAGAAGGCAATGGCCGTCGGGGAGCGGCTCGGCGGCCATATCGTCAGCGGTCATGTCGATGGCGTCGGGGAAGTCGTGTCGCTGCAGTCAGATGGGCGCTCGACACGCTATCGCGTGCGTGCGCCGCAGGCGCTCGCGCGCTACATCGCGCACAAGGGGTCGGTCTGCGTCGATGGCGTCAGTCTGACCGTGAACGCGGTCGACGGTGTCGACTTCGACCTCAACATCATTCCGGTCACAGCCAGTGAGACGATTTTTGGCAACTACCGGGCAGGAACGCGCGTGAATCTCGAGGTGGACGTGATCGCGCGCTACCTCGAGCGCCTGTTGCTCGGCGATGCGGCGGCACGACCGGCCGTGACTGGCATCAGCCGTGAATTCCTGCGGCGCAACGGTTTTGACGCATCATGA
- the ribD gene encoding bifunctional diaminohydroxyphosphoribosylaminopyrimidine deaminase/5-amino-6-(5-phosphoribosylamino)uracil reductase RibD: MAHAIGLARRGLYTTAPNPRVGCVIARGEHVIASGFHRRAGEEHAEVAALRAAHESPAGATAYVSLEPCSHHGRTPPCAEALLASGVARVVVATRDPNPLVAGDGIALLRAAGVTVECGLLEREARALNPGFFKRMTTGLPWVRIKLAMSLDGRTAMADGSSKWITGVAARADVQRLRARSCAVITGIGTVLHDDPRLDVRLAMNPGEEQAPRQPLRVVVDSQARTPISARLLGPPGEAIVVTAGTDTVREGALTAAGARLLHLPGEDGRVDLRALLEYLAAAQCNEVLIEAGAALAGAVLRAGLADELVFYVAPALLGSSARALFELPLTTMGEKVVLHISDVSAVGDDWRITASVAAQAA; the protein is encoded by the coding sequence ATGGCGCACGCGATCGGGCTGGCGCGTCGTGGCCTGTACACGACGGCACCGAATCCGCGCGTCGGCTGCGTGATCGCGCGCGGCGAGCACGTGATCGCGAGCGGCTTCCATCGCCGCGCCGGTGAGGAGCACGCGGAAGTCGCGGCGCTGCGGGCGGCGCACGAATCGCCTGCCGGTGCCACGGCCTACGTGTCGCTGGAACCCTGCAGCCATCATGGGCGTACGCCGCCGTGCGCCGAAGCGTTGCTCGCATCCGGGGTGGCGAGGGTCGTCGTTGCCACGCGCGATCCCAACCCGCTGGTTGCCGGCGACGGCATCGCCTTGCTGCGTGCCGCTGGGGTCACGGTGGAGTGTGGCTTGCTGGAACGCGAGGCCCGCGCGCTGAATCCCGGGTTCTTCAAGCGCATGACGACTGGTTTGCCGTGGGTACGGATCAAGTTGGCGATGAGCCTCGATGGGCGTACTGCGATGGCCGACGGCAGCAGCAAGTGGATCACCGGTGTGGCTGCGCGTGCCGACGTGCAGCGCTTGCGCGCGCGCAGTTGCGCGGTCATCACCGGCATCGGTACGGTACTGCACGATGACCCGCGCCTCGACGTGCGTCTGGCCATGAATCCTGGCGAAGAGCAGGCGCCACGTCAGCCGCTGCGCGTGGTTGTGGACTCGCAGGCCCGCACGCCCATCTCGGCACGGTTGCTCGGACCGCCCGGCGAGGCCATCGTCGTCACCGCCGGTACCGACACGGTCCGAGAGGGAGCGCTCACCGCCGCAGGCGCGAGGCTGTTGCATCTTCCCGGCGAAGACGGGCGGGTCGATCTGCGCGCGCTGCTCGAATACCTGGCGGCAGCGCAATGCAACGAGGTGTTGATCGAGGCGGGTGCGGCGCTTGCCGGCGCAGTGCTGCGTGCGGGGCTGGCCGACGAGCTGGTGTTCTACGTCGCACCGGCGCTGCTCGGCAGCTCGGCACGAGCGCTGTTCGAGCTGCCATTGACCACAATGGGCGAGAAGGTGGTGCTGCATATCAGTGATGTCAGTGCAGTCGGTGACGACTGGCGGATCACCGCCAGCGTGGCTGCACAAGCAGCCTGA
- the nrdR gene encoding transcriptional regulator NrdR: protein MRCPFCSAADTKVIDSRLVADGDQVRRRRECLGCSERFTTYETAELMLPRIIKQSGVREPFHEDKLRQGIVRAIEKRPVSVERVEQMLSRIKHALIATGEREVPSRVVGEEVMRQLKAVDHVAFVRFASVYRSFQDLNEFRAEIERLAEEQDAGSAGTAG from the coding sequence ATGCGCTGTCCGTTCTGCTCCGCAGCCGACACCAAGGTCATCGACTCGCGGCTGGTTGCCGATGGCGATCAGGTGCGTCGGCGCCGCGAATGTCTCGGCTGTTCCGAGCGCTTCACGACCTACGAGACCGCCGAGTTGATGCTGCCGCGGATCATCAAGCAGAGCGGGGTGCGTGAACCGTTCCACGAGGACAAGCTGCGCCAGGGGATAGTGCGCGCAATCGAAAAGCGCCCGGTGAGCGTCGAGCGTGTGGAACAGATGCTGAGCCGGATCAAGCACGCGCTGATCGCTACCGGTGAGCGTGAGGTGCCTTCGCGCGTGGTCGGGGAAGAGGTGATGCGCCAGTTGAAGGCGGTCGACCACGTGGCTTTCGTGCGTTTCGCGTCGGTCTACCGCAGCTTCCAGGACCTGAATGAATTCCGCGCCGAGATCGAACGCCTGGCCGAGGAGCAGGACGCAGGCTCTGCTGGCACGGCGGGGTGA
- a CDS encoding SDR family NAD(P)-dependent oxidoreductase encodes MSTKNGDSHKTVFITGAAGGLGASTARYLAEHDWMVFAADYDAKALEELENETNIYPLRVDVTDAQSCEAARRKVASMCRGLDGIVNFAGILAVGSLVEIDPETVRRVLEVNVMGTVRVNHALFRHVLARKGRIVNISSETGWQTAMPFNGPYAMSKHAIEAYSDALRRELMFLDIPVIKIQPGPFRTGMVASIEENFDRVTKSSKYFKGLLNNLKKATVKEQDKAHDPLLLARTVHDALTDRWPRAAYSVKPDPQRIALNKLPEWSIDQVLKRLLRN; translated from the coding sequence GTGAGCACGAAGAACGGCGACAGTCACAAGACCGTGTTCATCACCGGTGCCGCCGGAGGGCTTGGCGCGAGCACGGCCCGCTACCTGGCCGAGCACGACTGGATGGTATTTGCCGCAGACTACGATGCGAAGGCGCTCGAGGAGCTCGAGAACGAAACGAACATCTATCCGCTGCGCGTCGATGTCACCGACGCCCAGAGCTGCGAGGCGGCTCGGCGCAAGGTGGCGTCCATGTGCCGCGGACTCGACGGCATCGTGAACTTCGCCGGGATTCTCGCCGTCGGTTCATTGGTCGAAATCGACCCGGAGACGGTGCGCCGCGTGCTCGAGGTCAACGTGATGGGCACGGTAAGAGTGAACCACGCGCTGTTTCGCCACGTGCTCGCACGCAAGGGACGGATCGTGAATATCAGTTCGGAAACGGGCTGGCAGACGGCGATGCCATTCAATGGGCCCTACGCGATGAGCAAGCACGCGATCGAGGCCTACTCCGACGCGCTGCGTCGCGAGCTGATGTTTCTCGACATCCCCGTGATCAAGATCCAGCCCGGGCCGTTTCGCACCGGCATGGTGGCGAGCATCGAAGAGAATTTCGATCGCGTCACGAAGTCATCGAAATACTTCAAGGGCCTGCTGAACAACCTGAAGAAGGCGACCGTCAAGGAACAGGACAAGGCGCACGATCCGCTGCTGCTCGCTCGCACGGTCCATGACGCGCTGACCGACCGCTGGCCACGGGCTGCGTACTCGGTGAAGCCGGATCCGCAGCGCATCGCCTTGAACAAGCTGCCGGAGTGGTCGATCGATCAGGTGCTGAAGCGGCTCCTGCGCAACTGA
- a CDS encoding TIGR01244 family phosphatase has product MDVRRLTDAIAVTSQISVPDVAEAARLGFRTLINNRPDGEDPGQPSAREIEAAARAAGLEYHHLPVTMGALGARDARAFTALLTQAHAPVLAFCRSGTRSAMLWALTRAGYGDTEQVISVAARAGYDLTGLRPVLEHGI; this is encoded by the coding sequence ATGGACGTGCGCAGGCTCACTGACGCCATCGCGGTCACCTCGCAGATTTCCGTGCCGGATGTCGCCGAGGCTGCGCGCCTCGGGTTTCGCACGCTGATCAACAACCGTCCGGACGGCGAGGATCCCGGTCAACCCTCGGCCCGCGAGATCGAGGCCGCGGCGCGTGCGGCGGGACTGGAGTACCACCATCTGCCGGTGACCATGGGTGCGCTCGGTGCGCGGGACGCACGCGCGTTCACCGCGCTCCTCACCCAGGCTCACGCACCGGTACTCGCCTTCTGCCGCAGCGGGACACGCTCGGCAATGCTGTGGGCGCTGACACGCGCCGGATACGGGGACACGGAACAGGTGATCTCCGTGGCTGCACGCGCTGGTTACGACCTGACTGGTCTGCGCCCTGTGCTCGAACACGGCATCTAG
- the bfr gene encoding bacterioferritin, giving the protein MQGDRQVIQHLNRALRQELTAINQYFLHARMYRNWGLAQLADHEYHESIDEMKHADLLVQRILFLEGLPNLQDLGTLRIGENTREILEADLALELEAVPPLREAITYCESVRDFISRQLFADILEAEEEHIDWIETQLGLIQQIGIENYLQSKM; this is encoded by the coding sequence ATGCAAGGCGACAGACAGGTCATCCAGCACCTCAACAGGGCGCTCCGACAGGAGCTGACCGCAATCAACCAGTATTTCCTGCACGCCCGGATGTACCGCAACTGGGGACTCGCGCAGCTCGCCGACCACGAATACCACGAGTCGATCGACGAAATGAAGCACGCCGATCTGCTGGTACAGCGCATCCTGTTCCTCGAGGGACTGCCGAATCTGCAGGACCTCGGGACGCTGCGTATCGGCGAGAACACACGCGAGATCCTCGAAGCGGATCTCGCGCTGGAACTGGAGGCGGTCCCGCCGCTGCGCGAGGCGATCACGTACTGCGAATCCGTGCGCGACTTCATCAGCCGCCAGTTGTTCGCGGACATCCTCGAGGCAGAGGAAGAACACATCGACTGGATCGAAACGCAACTCGGACTGATCCAGCAGATCGGCATCGAGAACTATCTGCAATCGAAGATGTAA
- a CDS encoding (2Fe-2S)-binding protein, whose translation MYVCICNSVTDRDIAKAVHNGARTLAHLESTLGVGTRCGRCRNKASDCLRRLQQQQAAPAAAPSGLAFALSA comes from the coding sequence ATGTATGTCTGCATCTGCAACAGCGTGACCGATCGCGACATCGCCAAGGCGGTGCACAACGGTGCGCGGACACTGGCGCACCTCGAATCCACGCTTGGCGTTGGAACCCGTTGCGGTCGCTGCCGCAACAAGGCGAGTGACTGTCTGCGTCGCCTGCAGCAGCAACAGGCGGCTCCCGCCGCTGCCCCCAGCGGGCTGGCATTCGCGCTGTCTGCCTGA